A window of the Pogona vitticeps strain Pit_001003342236 chromosome 4, PviZW2.1, whole genome shotgun sequence genome harbors these coding sequences:
- the HMGCS2 gene encoding hydroxymethylglutaryl-CoA synthase, mitochondrial → MFRLFSHTKHCFQVKQVLQRPLRPVRFPAVVQQNSFSTDSVHHQTQTWPKDVGILALEVYFPFQYVDQVELEKYDGVEAGKYTLGLGQKQMGFCAAHEDINSLCLTVVQRLVERSQLSWDSIGRLEVGTETIIDKSKAVKTVLMQLFEESGNTDVEGIDTTNACYGGTASLFNAADWVESSSWDGRYALVVCGDIAVYATGNARPTGGAGAVAMLVGPDAPLALERGVRGTHMEHVYDFYKPDLASEYPVVDGQLSIQCYFRALDRCYATYRKKIESQWQKAGINKHCTLEDFQFMIFHTPFCKLVQKSVARLLLNDFLASSSANTESGIYKGLKEFSNVKLEETYSNKEVDKAFQKASQELFKQKTQPSLFLSARNGNMYTPSVYGCLASLLGQYSAQQLAGSRIGVFSYGSGLAASMFSLKASQNCAPGSPLEKLVSSLSDLQARLESRKCVAPEKFAEIMKIREDTHHLVDHTPHGSKDDLFPGTWYLERVDDKNRRKYARKPI, encoded by the exons ATGTTCCGACTTTTCAGCCACACAAAGCATTGCTTTCAGGTGAAACAGGTGTTGCAGAGACCCCTTCGGCCCGTCCGTTTCCCAGCAGTTGTACAGCAAAACAG TTTCTCCACAGATTCAGTGCATCACCAGACCCAGACATGGCCCAAGGATGTGGGTATACTTGCTCTTGAGGTATATTTCCCTTTCCAGTATGTAGACCAAGTTGAgctggagaaatatgatggtgtagAGGCAGGGAAATACACGCTGGGACTAGGCCAGAAGCAGATGGGCTTTTGTGCTGCCCATGAAGACATCAATTCCTTGTGCCTGACGGTGGTACAAAGGCTGGTAGAGAGAAGCCAACTGTCTTGGGACTCTATTGGCCGTCTGGAGGTTGGCACAGAGACCATAATTGACAAATCCAAAGCTGTCAAGACCGTTTTGATGCAGCTCTTTGAGGAGTCGGGGAATACAGATGTTGAGGGCATTGATACAACCAACGCTTGCTATGGAGGCACAGCCTCCCTCTTCAATGCCGCTGACTGGGTGGAGTCCAGCTCCTGGGACG GACGCTATGCCTTGGTGGTTTGTGGTGACATTGCGGTCTATGCCACTGGGAATGCACGGCCAACAGGAGGAGCAGGTGCTGTCGCTATGCTGGTTGGACCAGATGCTCCTCTGGCTTTAGAGCGAG GTGTCCGTGGGACTCATATGGAACATGTCTATGACTTCTACAAACCAGACTTGGCTTCAGAGTATCCTGTGGTAGATGGACAGCTCTCCATTCAGTGCTATTTCCGTGCTCTGGATCGCTGCTATGCCACGTACCGCAAGAAGATTGAAAGCCAGTGGCAGAAAG CTGGGATAAACAAGCATTGCACTCTTGAAGACTTCCAGTTCATGATCTTCCACACACCATTTTGTAAACTGGTGCAGAAGTCCGTGGCACGGTTGCTGCTGAATGATTTCCTTGCATCTTCCAGTGCCAACACGGAAAGTGGAATCTACAAGGGACTGAAGGAATTCAG CAATGTGAAGCTGGAAGAGACCTACTCCAACAAAGAGGTGGATAAAGCTTTTCAGAAGGCAAGCCAGGAGCTGTTCAAACAGAAAACCCAGCCGTCCTTATTCCTCTCTGCACGCAATGGAAACATGTACACACCATCAGTATATGGTTGCCTTGCATCTCTCCTGGGACA GTACTCTGCCCAACAGCTGGCCGGCAGTAGAATCGGAGTTTTCTCTTATGGCTCAGGACTAGCAGCCAGCATGTTTTCCCTGAAAGCATCCCAGAATTGTGCTCCAG GTTCCCCTCTGGAAAAATTGGTATCTAGTCTTTCAGACTTGCAGGCCCGCTTGGAGTCTCGGAAATGCGTTGCTCCAGAGAAGTTTGCTGAGATCATGAAAATCAGAGAGGACACTCATCATTTGG TGGATCATACTCCCCATGGCTCCAAGGATGACCTCTTCCCAGGAACTTGGTACTTGGAGCGAGTGGATGACAAGAACCGCCGGAAGTATGCAAGGAAACCCAtctag